The following are from one region of the Tenacibaculum dicentrarchi genome:
- a CDS encoding DUF5522 domain-containing protein: protein MINKILKATPDEYYVNEQGYRVFKEAYHLRRGYCCKSGCKHCPFGYDKKTDSFK from the coding sequence ATGATAAATAAAATTTTAAAAGCAACTCCCGATGAGTATTATGTAAATGAGCAAGGCTATCGGGTTTTTAAAGAAGCCTATCATTTAAGACGTGGATACTGCTGTAAAAGTGGCTGTAAACATTGTCCTTTTGGATATGATAAAAAAACAGATAGCTTTAAGTAG
- a CDS encoding DUF4197 domain-containing protein → MKKIIAVAVLAISLTGCAELQKVVSQLPQGTLGGGLSQQQIGNGLRQALDNGIKNQVKKLTAKDGFYNNQLVKIALPEELKKVDKGLRKIGLSKLADQGLRAINNTAEDAVKTATPIFVNAVKQMSFNDAKTILLGDKNAATSYLKGKTTTALYSKFNPVIKKSFSKVGADKIWTNLINRYNSIPFVKRVNPNLTDYVTTQALQGVFTMIAVEEKGIREKAGLRNTALLRQVFALQDKY, encoded by the coding sequence ATGAAAAAAATTATAGCAGTAGCAGTACTAGCAATTTCTTTAACAGGTTGTGCCGAATTACAAAAAGTTGTAAGCCAATTGCCACAAGGAACTCTTGGCGGTGGATTGTCACAACAGCAAATAGGAAATGGTTTGCGTCAGGCTTTAGACAACGGAATTAAAAATCAAGTAAAAAAATTAACTGCTAAAGATGGTTTTTACAACAACCAATTGGTGAAAATTGCCTTACCAGAAGAGTTGAAAAAAGTAGATAAAGGATTGCGTAAAATCGGTTTAAGTAAATTAGCTGACCAAGGATTAAGAGCAATTAATAACACCGCCGAAGATGCTGTTAAAACGGCAACGCCAATTTTTGTAAATGCTGTAAAACAGATGTCTTTTAACGATGCAAAAACTATTTTATTAGGCGATAAAAACGCGGCAACTTCTTATTTGAAAGGAAAAACAACTACTGCTTTATACAGTAAATTTAACCCGGTGATTAAAAAATCATTTTCAAAAGTAGGTGCTGATAAAATTTGGACGAATTTAATCAATAGATATAATAGTATTCCTTTTGTAAAAAGAGTAAATCCGAATTTAACAGATTATGTTACAACCCAAGCTTTACAAGGTGTTTTTACCATGATTGCTGTAGAAGAAAAAGGAATTCGTGAAAAAGCAGGATTGCGAAATACTGCATTATTACGTCAGGTATTTGCGTTACAAGATAAGTATTAA
- a CDS encoding DUF4136 domain-containing protein: protein MKLSSLFFLPIIALMITSCSSVRVTTDYDTEADFNSYKTFAFYKKGIDKAAISDLDKKRIMRAIEQELTAKGMAKSSSPDVLVSLFTKSRERINVNDRMYGGFYYPYYYGMIGMNGMNRINVSQYTEGTLFIDVLDTQNKALVWQGIGTGALSSRSVERKQARIKEFVKEILAEYPLESKK from the coding sequence ATGAAATTATCTAGCCTATTTTTTTTGCCAATTATCGCTTTAATGATAACCTCGTGTAGTTCGGTAAGAGTAACAACCGATTACGATACAGAAGCTGATTTTAATAGTTATAAAACATTTGCTTTTTATAAAAAAGGAATTGACAAAGCGGCTATTTCTGATTTAGATAAAAAACGTATTATGCGTGCTATTGAACAAGAATTAACGGCAAAAGGGATGGCTAAATCTTCATCGCCGGATGTTTTAGTGAGCTTGTTTACAAAATCAAGAGAACGAATTAATGTAAATGATAGGATGTATGGCGGTTTTTATTATCCATATTATTATGGCATGATTGGAATGAACGGCATGAACCGAATAAATGTATCTCAATATACCGAAGGAACTTTATTTATTGATGTTTTAGATACTCAAAATAAAGCATTGGTTTGGCAGGGTATTGGTACTGGTGCATTAAGTAGTCGTAGTGTTGAAAGAAAGCAAGCTAGAATTAAAGAGTTTGTAAAAGAGATATTAGCTGAATATCCGCTAGAAAGTAAAAAGTAG